One Flavobacteriales bacterium genomic window, TTTGTTAGTACAACTAGGAAATTTTTTAAATTTGTCATCAGAGTCCTCTATCGAGTGACTCTGAGGGGTAACGTAAAGGTACGAGCAGCAGGTGTCCGCCTCGGAGGAAGCTCGCACCAACGTGGGATTATTTGATTTTTTTTCGACATGATAAAACAGATTTTATTTCTCATTTTTCTTTTGGGATCTTTTAATTATAGGTTGAATGCCCAAAATGATATTTACAAAGTAAAGTACGATTCAATTTTTGGCAGTGGCTTTGATACGAACTGTAATAATCTTGATAAGTATTACTATCAGGCATCTAAGAAAAGGTATTCCAAAAAGAAAATTCAGGAGGATACTGTTATTTTTAAAATGCTTAATACTTTGTCAGAACGTTTTCAAAACGGCGATTCTCTACATCAAATTGTCGGTAGCACATATTGTGGGTATAAATTTGAATTGCGGAGGAATGGACACTATGAACTGGGGCTAAGCGGAGGATATTTGACATACGAAGTTTTCTTGGACACCAATTGGTTATCAATTCAAATTCATTATATAAATTCGGGAACGAATGATAAACGTTTTGAAGTTCTATGCATGTATCGAGATGGGGTAAGAGACTATATGAATCCATATTATTTTTTAGTTTATATGTTCCCAGTAGCTCCCAATATTTCCAAATATAAAAAACATGAATTTCGTGCGGAATTATATTTATTAGATATGCACCGAAAGAATGGTAAATAGTGGGTAGCAGGCAATTAACATTGATCCCAATTTACGTCTCCTGCCAAGAAGCATTGTTGACAAAAATACCCAACGCCTTCGAAGCTGATAACCTTCTCCCACATGTGTTTTATCCTTCTGCTACTACCGAAACCTCAACCGAACGCCTACTGTTGTATAGGATTGATTTTGAAATGTTTGAAAACCAATTGCGGGTTTAAAGGCTAAATCCTCATTAATATCAAACTCCCGAAGATGGGCATCTACATGTGCATCAATGATTTGAAGGGCATACAAAACGCCCAGCCCCAAAATAAGTCTATCTCGGTTTTCACGGTAGTAGTTTCTATCGCTTTTCAGTTTTCCATCCGAAATACCCGGAAAATACAGGGCATCGTTGGTGCTGTCGTTGTCAATTCTTGATAAGTAGGCTTGCTGATAGATTTTGTATCGGTCGATGTTCCATTTCAAACCATATCCCATGCCACCAATGGCCGCATAAAGCAACCCTGCTTTCCAATATTTTTCGTTGTAAATTTGACCAAGACCCGGTATAACCGCCGACATAATTGCCGCCTTTTTAGGGCTGTGTACCTCGTTTGAATCTTTTAGTGGTAAAACATTTGACGTGAAACCATAGCTGCTTTGCTGCACTGACTTAAAGTAGAGCTGTGCCTTTGATTGAAAAGACAACAACATCATTAAGCATCCTAAAACTATGACAGGTTTCACAAGGCAAATCAACGGCTTTTTTTTAAATTGACCGTGAGCATTTTGTCAAAATAATCTTTCGGTTACCAATTCAGAAACTATATATGTCGTAGTTTTTCGAGTATGTCTGTAAGATGGTGTTTGTCGTCGAAATGAATGAGGAGCTTTCCGCTTTCGCCGTCGGTTGCTTTAAATTCTATTCGGGCATCCAATTTTTCTACCAATAAATCTCGGTATGGCTTAAACTCCTTAAAAGTAGCTTTTTGAGCTTTTGTACCAATATTTTTTGATACCACTTCTACCCCATCCAAACTTCCGGTGCTTTGATATTGTTTCACCATATCTTCCACCTTTCTTACCGATAAATCTTCGGCAGCTATTTTTTTGGCAATAAACAGTTGAACATCTTCATCTTCAATGGTAATTAATGCCCGAGCATGCCCCATGGATATTTCATTGTGTTGCAATGCCCGTTGAATGCCTTCCGGCAATTTCAGCAACCGCAAATAATTATTTACCGTACTTCTTTTTTTGCCTACCCTCTCCCCCAACTCTTCTTGTTTTAGCCCACATTCATCCAATAAACGTTTGTAGCTAAGCGAAATTTC contains:
- a CDS encoding ParB/RepB/Spo0J family partition protein, translating into MAKRNALGKGLGALLTDDENAAEGINELSPSSVAMIPLTNIVANPFQPRLEFEDESLTELAESILVHGVIQPITVRKVGYDKFELISGERRTRASIIAGLDKIPAYVRLANDQEMLEMALIENIQREDLNAIEISLSYKRLLDECGLKQEELGERVGKKRSTVNNYLRLLKLPEGIQRALQHNEISMGHARALITIEDEDVQLFIAKKIAAEDLSVRKVEDMVKQYQSTGSLDGVEVVSKNIGTKAQKATFKEFKPYRDLLVEKLDARIEFKATDGESGKLLIHFDDKHHLTDILEKLRHI